GAGACACACCGTAGAAGATATGCACAAGCGATAATAGAGATTCCTTGCATGTGATGAAAGGAGAAGGGAGACAAAAAAGAGCCCACATCAGTGATGAAAATGGGTCATGGGAAAGAACTGGATCAGATGCTCGATTCCAGAGCAGGTTTATATTCTTCAGTGAACCTGCTGTGCATGAAAAACTCTTCTCAGATATTATAGAAAAAAGATCATCTATGGTTAGCAACTAATTCACTGATAAGAATTGTAGATAGACTAATGTCAGTTTTAAGTGCGCACATGGGGGCCATGTAGATAGACAATACTATATAATTGATTCTCTTTCAGATTTGGAGAAAAAGTACCTTCGCTTCCAAAAATGCTGCTCGAAGGAGAACTTGAAATTCCAAAGCATATAGACTCTGCCAGATGCTTCATGCCCATAAATCTCTGACAGACATGTAAAGCATTCTTTGTTCGGGTGCTCTGTACCACTCGTAATAAGAGTGACAAAGCAGTTCCCTTGGAGGTATTTAACTCTTCATACAAGGAGTCAACACAATACACAGGAAGCATTGAACTCTTCGCACGGCGAGTATTAATTTCCATTGAAATAAGTGAGTACTTAAGGGTGTCCCACATAACGATTGATTGTGATACCCAATGACTTCCCGGAAATTTTCCCTGTCGCttagaaaaatagaaattcCAGAGCTTGTTAGAGACAGATTCAAGATCTTTCCTTCTTGGTTCGGCTCCCTGCAGAGAAACTGTTCTAACGCTATCACCGTCTTCGATCACGTCAGCCGCAGATCGTAGCAGACACAACGCTTCAGAGAGCCAAAGCGAAGGCATCTGTGCATTTGATTTACCTAACTTGGCATGCGAACTTTCCTGTTTCCTTGAGACAGAACATAAATCTCGGGGACATGCAGGCAATACAGAATTAGCTAGTCCCCGGCATGCAGGACAGAGAAATTCCCCAGAGCTACacatccaaacaaaaaaaaaatgaagtgtTAGTACCGTAGATGTAGATCAGggaatcaaaataataattcagtCATGCACAACATGTCGGAAGGGTTCACTTTCTACAACATGatttattaattcttttttaCACCTATGACTACTAAGAGCTCAAAGATGGGTCACCTCTCCCTTAACGACTTTAAATATCGTTCAAGACAGCTTTGATGCACAGCATGTCCACATGATGAAAGATAAACACCATCACAGTCAGTAGGGTGAAACCCATCTGAACCGACATCCGAATGTCTGGAGGTTTGTCTTGATCGAGTATCAGGAACTCTAACTTGCAAAGTAGATAGACCAGTAACACGATTTCTCTCCGAAATACTCTCAGCAGCATGCGGTCGTTGATCTACATGTGTAAGGCTTTGATTTGTAATGTTATCAATTTTCCTGCGAACGGTTTGATACATAGCTATCTCCATTGATTCCATGTTAGATTCATCTTTTCCCCTCCCATCACTAGACCTCTTCTCCCTCTGACTATTCCTTATAAGCCGGGTTGTTAAAGCTTCAAACACGGAATCTGTAGCAGGCTCAGAGGTTGCATCATGAGGAATCATTGAACTATCTGAGGAGACATTACTTCTCAGGACATCGCCAACTCCATCAACAGACATATTCTTTTCTGACTGTGGACCTTGATCCCAAGATGGAGGGCCTCTATCCACAAAACTCAAGATTTTAGATTTCTGCAGGCAAAACAGAGATAATTAAGAATGATGCAAGACAAAACCTCCTAGTAGTTTATGTTTATTTAACACTAAAAGTCACAAGTAATTAGCATAATCTATGCTACCAACCTGGAGAAAAATCAAGTAAGAAACCGGGTCTTTGGAATCTGGGTCATGGCAGAGAGAGCAAACTTCACGAACAGCAATTTCTGAATCCTGTTCCATTACGGAATCACTTGTTGTTTCAGTTTCAGATCTcggatcatcatcatccatgCTGGACAAGAATTTTGTTTGTTCAGCTTTCATTTTTGCCTGCATCAAAGTCAGAATAACCATAACTATCATTTCCTGGATTTAGACGATTCTCACTGTTAGTAACAAGTGAATAATGAACATTTAGCATAGAATTGAAattcgaaatatttttttaccagAATAGCAGCCTGCCTCTCTCTAGCTTTAGCCTTGCGTTTCTCATCAGAAGTAGAGCCTGATGTGACTTTATCAAATCCAGATTGACCAACCACCTCCGGGGCAAGACTTTGCAATAGGTTCATACAGACAGAATCAATTGCACTGAACTTCTTCAGCAATTCTCCAATCCAGGACGAAATATTGCAACTACCTGCCTCTGGAAATTGACGGAGACCATCGTCTTTACGAGTCCTCATTAATGAGACAAGAAGAGACAACAAACTTTCTCTTCCAGTCCCTTGATTTATACCCATTAATTCCAGACCAGCTAATTCGAGAAGCGGAATTGAATCTTCTACGCAGCAAGCCTGAGTATTAGATTCCCTTTGCTGAGAGCAAATATCCAATGATAGCGAGAGTAAGTGCAAAGCGGTTATGAGAACGCCATCTGGAGCACGTGATTTAACAGAGGTACCACTCTGTAGTGCGTAGTATAAAGCAGAGGAAATGATTTGAAAAGTGGTTTTGCAAGTTCCTATTCTCGAAAGCCCATTTAGAGGCGGATAGATCATTCGCCACCTAGGAAGCTGAGTTGACAAGGCAGACACTCCACAATAGCGCGAAAACCTTTCTTCTGCAGATTGCAATTCTCTTGAATGCCAACGAGGGTGATAGAGATCCAATTCCTTCCAACAAGATGGCCGTAGTGAATACTTTCCCTGCCAAAGAACTAATGTCAATTTCCCTTTACATTGCATGTCAACTAAAAGGTGAGGCCAGTATATGGGTTTAAATCAAGTACCTGGTTCATGCCGGATGGATTACAATAGACTGAAACGTTATCTAAGACCTCTTGGAGCTCATCCGACTTGGAGAGATCACGGGGTAAAGATTTGACCAATTTACTACGAGTGAAATCTCCAGTAGCCAACTTGCAGATGATCTCTCTTCTCAAACTTTCAGCAGTAGAAAGACCACAAAAACGCCTTTCTTGCAGAATCTGTATCAAAAGAGCAAGCATTTCCTGGACCAAAACTGGTTcatacctgaaaaaaaaaattctgactTGACCATCTAGCAATAAATAAATACGAGCTGGTGAAACCTTACAGAATAATACAACTAATTAAAGACAAGATGCTTGTTCTACTTTAAAACCGATCTATCAAATGAAGAGACTATCATATTGTCGGAGATAACTTGACAGCTTGAATGTTGCAGAACTATTAAACCATGTACTGAGATCAATTAGTGGTAATAGGACAATAGTTACATACTCATTTGTTCTATCAGGGCTTTGTGAAAGATAGCTCGAGAGCCCAAATCGACTGAGAAGCTTATTAACATAAGAATCAGCAGGAGCCAACGCACCACAACACTGCAAGAGAAATAGATCAAGCTCAAGTCCCTGTTCTGACCTGTCAATGGAAACAAGTAGAATGAGAAACATGCGACTAAGTAATGAACGACAAGACTTCATGACAAAAAAAGAGTATTATTTCACTTACCAACGAACTGACCTATACCACTCACAAGATACTAATGGAGGATCCCCATTCTTCTTCCACATTCCAGCAATAACTTGGGCACAGAACACCCTTACCCGGAGAACATGCTCCATAACAAGTGCAGAAAAGCCACAAGGATGGAAATCTCCGAACACATAGCTGAAGAAGTCCGCCTGTGGGATCTCAAGACTAACACTGACTCCATGGTGCAAGGCAGATTCTCCATAACACAACCTTAATGCTTTTTCTATGAGCAAAGAAAGTAACCGGTGTAACGGTAGATGGATTGATATGGCCTGAAGGCTCACATCGTAGTGGATGTCCGGCCAATCACACAGACCAAACATATGTACTCCTGATGCATTTTTCGTCGGATCGGAAGAGTTGCCGCTAGGAGACACAAACTTGCACATAAATTTTGATATACCTTCATCATTTCCTAAGCATGTCTCCAGAACGTTCAAACACTCGCGTATCAACCATATGGCAGAAGAAGGAATCAGGGCATGGAGAGCGTCAATTTCGTGGACTTCAGAAGCCATCGAGCTATCAAAGGATCTGCTCTTTATCATCGCGGTACATACGGAATCTTCATGAGACAATCTCCCAACTTTTGCATGCCTTTCTCCATCTCCATCACAATTATCTAGTCTAGCCTTGGTGGTTCTCTCATTTTCTATTTGTTCATCACTGGCAGGAGAGTATGTACCGTTAACCAACAGAAAGTGAATAGCAGCTATTGAATGACTCAACTCAAAGAACATATGCGCGCtctcattttcttcttcaatATGGATTCCAGTCTCTCTTTTCAGAGGATCCATTCCTTGAGCAAAGGTCAAGAGTACCAACCATGATCTTGATAACTCCCGATCTTCATTTGTTGCGTACTTAGAAACTACAGGATGGCACGTAACATATTTCAAGTCTCGAATGACACGCTCACCTGTCTCATACAACTCTTCCCACTTTGTAACCTACAAAAGAAAACCGTCAACTAAATTTCACTGAGAAGACAATCAAAGCGGAAAATAAACTCATCACAATAGTGAGTAAAAAGTAACACTATACCAAATAAATGAGAAAAGAAGCTAGTGTTGTTACCTGTAGCACACCATCCTCCCCAcaacaagaaagaaagatatCATTGAGGCATCCCAAAAGCATTGCTAGCAGATTCATTTCCTTCACCAGAAATGCTGTTAGAGTCGGCACCGTGAAGAATTGCACAGAAAACAAAGACATCAGTGGAGGATATTGCATGAATGCATGATCATGACCATTCTTAACCGCTTCACTAATGCCAAGTGGATAGTAACTCACAAGCGCTTTCGCAAATTCCGACTTAAAGACGGGATCTCCTATCAATTTGAGGAGCAAGTCGTGTAGTTTCTCCATAACATCTTTGTCCAAGAACCCCTCAGCCTTTACGAGAATCATCAATAGACCACTTGAAGCGACCATCCTTCTAGAAACAAAACTTAGCAGACTCTCACTAGACTTATAAAACCCCAGAAGCATTTCAACCACTACGAATGTCAGCTCGTTTGACATCTTTTGGTGTACAGCAAGAGTATCGTTGGATCTCGCATCGTTCTCACAAACACTCTCTGCAGATACGAGCCTGCTATTCCAACAAGTAAAAAGAGCATCAAGTACAGGCCCAACCGACTCTGCTAGAGTCTCTGAGAGGGGTTGAATCTGCTCGGAACCTTTATGATTCGAACAGAAACCATCTTttttccaggctgtatcatcCCCACAATCACAACAACCACCGTTGGTGTACATGATGGAATAATCGTGGGAGCTGTGATCACCATTCTCGAAACAAGACACGCAGATCGCACAACTCGAGTCATTCTCGCACGTTCTGCACCGATACGCTATATCATGTTCTCCCCAGACGGAGCCACAGACACCTCGCTGCTGATCAACATTCGATTTCGCAAGATTCTTCAAGGAAACACGAGGCTCGTCCTGGAACATGAGCCACTGCAGCCAACTCATGCTCTCCCTGAACCTCTTTTTCATGGTGGGACTCACCGCAGACTTGTGAGGCTGTTCCTTAGTTCCCTTCAGTACAGCTTTAACATCCTCATCGGTAGGTAAGAGAGCAGAGACGAGCTCCGAGATCCTGGATCGGTTAGCTCTAACGAATTCCACTAGGCCACGTTTGGAACAGCATTTCTTAGGGACCCCAATAGAAGCAAGCctctacagaaaaaaaaaaaatacattacaaGATAATAAAAGAGTTATGAAACAAAAGCAATGCTACTATAGTGAATATCAGCAATACCTTGAGGAGAAAATCATGTGCACGCGAGTTGGTCTCCATCTACTACAGATAAAACGAGGACGATGAGACTCGGATAGAATAGAAGCAACGAAGGAAGTgatcctcctcttcctcctcacACAAAAAACCTGAATCGGTTCAACGTATCAGTAAATAGCTACAGTCATCAACGCTTTAGATAAAATCAAATTGTATGGGACatcgaagaagaagatatatgCATCCAATCGTGTGTTAGAGAAATACCCGATTGCGGCAGGGGAAGGTCAAATTCGAAAGGGTTTTATTACAATGAGAGATTGAGAGGGAGGCTTTATGTCCTGCGGATTGGATtagatttaattaatttttccgATCAGAAATAATATTAACTTTTGGACCTTAATAAACAGAAATCGATGTATCATCTAATTATTTACTGATGGGCCATGGACGAAAGCGAAGCCTATTAATAGCTTAGCGATTACCCACATAAAGCCTAGAGCCCAATAAATCATTTGAACATTGGACACGACACGATGAACAGAAATGGTCTTAACAATAATACTAGAGAAGTAGAGATGGTCTTGATGAAGAAAAGTCAGTAAGTCAGCGATGGATGAGAGAAAGAATCAACCAAATCCAATCTTTCACACTTCTTTACATTCcaattaaaatcattatttattttactaacaAAAAAGACTTTTCTTGGGAGAACAAATGTCAAGAGAAAGAGCTTGGAGTGTTCTGTTCATTCATTATTAGCctaaatattgttttttcttcttcatttcctGCGGCTACTTTGTCTGTGTTTACACACATAAagctcttttcttttcttttcttttttttgctttgcTTTCAATCGAAGAAGTAAAAGAGCTGAGCTGAGCGATTGGTTTCCTGTGTATAAATGGGAGCTTGTTTCAGCAACCGGATCAAAACAGATATTGCTTCCAGTACATGTTAAGTCTTTTTTGGTCaatttctttcctttttatcTTATAACTATTATTAAATCTGAACAAGGTGAGAGATTTCAATGATTATTGTGGTTCTTTCATACTTGCTAGGTCCTAAATTAGAAAGTCTTAGATTCAATGGAAGTTATTAAGATATAGAACTGACTGTCAACTTTA
This genomic stretch from Raphanus sativus cultivar WK10039 chromosome 3, ASM80110v3, whole genome shotgun sequence harbors:
- the LOC108847268 gene encoding E3 ubiquitin-protein ligase PRT6-like isoform X3, which translates into the protein METNSRAHDFLLKRLASIGVPKKCCSKRGLVEFVRANRSRISELVSALLPTDEDVKAVLKGTKEQPHKSAVSPTMKKRFRESMSWLQWLMFQDEPRVSLKNLAKSNVDQQRGVCGSVWGEHDIAYRCRTCENDSSCAICVSCFENGDHSSHDYSIMYTNGGCCDCGDDTAWKKDGFCSNHKGSEQIQPLSETLAESVGPVLDALFTCWNSRLVSAESVCENDARSNDTLAVHQKMSNELTFVVVEMLLGFYKSSESLLSFVSRRMVASSGLLMILVKAEGFLDKDVMEKLHDLLLKLIGDPVFKSEFAKALVSYYPLGISEAVKNGHDHAFMQYPPLMSLFSVQFFTVPTLTAFLVKEMNLLAMLLGCLNDIFLSCCGEDGVLQVTKWEELYETGERVIRDLKYVTCHPVVSKYATNEDRELSRSWLVLLTFAQGMDPLKRETGIHIEEENESAHMFFELSHSIAAIHFLLVNGTYSPASDEQIENERTTKARLDNCDGDGERHAKVGRLSHEDSVCTAMIKSRSFDSSMASEVHEIDALHALIPSSAIWLIRECLNVLETCLGNDEGISKFMCKFVSPSGNSSDPTKNASGVHMFGLCDWPDIHYDVSLQAISIHLPLHRLLSLLIEKALRLCYGESALHHGVSVSLEIPQADFFSYVFGDFHPCGFSALVMEHVLRVRVFCAQVIAGMWKKNGDPPLVSCEWYRSEQGLELDLFLLQCCGALAPADSYVNKLLSRFGLSSYLSQSPDRTNEYEPVLVQEMLALLIQILQERRFCGLSTAESLRREIICKLATGDFTRSKLVKSLPRDLSKSDELQEVLDNVSVYCNPSGMNQGKYSLRPSCWKELDLYHPRWHSRELQSAEERFSRYCGVSALSTQLPRWRMIYPPLNGLSRIGTCKTTFQIISSALYYALQSGTSVKSRAPDGVLITALHLLSLSLDICSQQRESNTQACCVEDSIPLLELAGLELMGINQGTGRESLLSLLVSLMRTRKDDGLRQFPEAGSCNISSWIGELLKKFSAIDSVCMNLLQSLAPEVVGQSGFDKVTSGSTSDEKRKAKARERQAAILAKMKAEQTKFLSSMDDDDPRSETETTSDSVMEQDSEIAVREVCSLCHDPDSKDPVSYLIFLQKSKILSFVDRGPPSWDQGPQSEKNMSVDGVGDVLRSNVSSDSSMIPHDATSEPATDSVFEALTTRLIRNSQREKRSSDGRGKDESNMESMEIAMYQTVRRKIDNITNQSLTHVDQRPHAAESISERNRVTGLSTLQVRVPDTRSRQTSRHSDVGSDGFHPTDCDGVYLSSCGHAVHQSCLERYLKSLRESSGEFLCPACRGLANSVLPACPRDLCSVSRKQESSHAKLGKSNAQMPSLWLSEALCLLRSAADVIEDGDSVRTVSLQGAEPRRKDLESVSNKLWNFYFSKRQGKFPGSHWVSQSIVMWDTLKYSLISMEINTRRAKSSMLPVYCVDSLYEELNTSKGTALSLLLRVVQSTRTKNALHVCQRFMGMKHLAESICFGISSSPSSSIFGSEAGSLKNINLLWNRASDPVLSHDPFSSLMWALFCLPSPFITCKESLLSLVHIFYGVSLVQTVIAYCAGRMFDLSKLEFEENLLSDIPTVLRESGGWEYFRSNNMDLSCELKETIRSYSLPFLRRCALLWRLLKTTSGKCHEKEDMFDVPSDSTSDNMHSQSELNHVNELEKMFKIPPIDIIVNDELLRSSTQTWLRHFQKEYKANRVKRPFCITPVVPFQLMKLPNLYQDLLRRYIKKPCSNCKKVMIDPALCLLCGRLCSPIMLPCCSESDCQTHAVTCCAGTGVFLLLRGTTIWLQRFGSQSSWSSLYLDTFGEEDTNLLRGKPLYLNEERYAALTYMVGSHGLDHSSEVLNQTTIETFVI
- the LOC108847268 gene encoding E3 ubiquitin-protein ligase PRT6-like isoform X2, with the protein product METNSRAHDFLLKRLASIGVPKKCCSKRGLVEFVRANRSRISELVSALLPTDEDVKAVLKGTKEQPHKSAVSPTMKKRFRESMSWLQWLMFQDEPRVSLKNLAKSNVDQQRGVCGSVWGEHDIAYRCRTCENDSSCAICVSCFENGDHSSHDYSIMYTNGGCCDCGDDTAWKKDGFCSNHKGSEQIQPLSETLAESVGPVLDALFTCWNSRLVSAESVCENDARSNDTLAVHQKMSNELTFVVVEMLLGFYKSSESLLSFVSRRMVASSGLLMILVKAEGFLDKDVMEKLHDLLLKLIGDPVFKSEFAKALVSYYPLGISEAVKNGHDHAFMQYPPLMSLFSVQFFTVPTLTAFLVKEMNLLAMLLGCLNDIFLSCCGEDGVLQVTKWEELYETGERVIRDLKYVTCHPVVSKYATNEDRELSRSWLVLLTFAQGMDPLKRETGIHIEEENESAHMFFELSHSIAAIHFLLVNGTYSPASDEQIENERTTKARLDNCDGDGERHAKVGRLSHEDSVCTAMIKSRSFDSSMASEVHEIDALHALIPSSAIWLIRECLNVLETCLGNDEGISKFMCKFVSPSGNSSDPTKNASGVHMFGLCDWPDIHYDVSLQAISIHLPLHRLLSLLIEKALRLCYGESALHHGVSVSLEIPQADFFSYVFGDFHPCGFSALVMEHVLRVRVFCAQVIAGMWKKNGDPPLVSCEWYRSVRWSEQGLELDLFLLQCCGALAPADSYVNKLLSRFGLSSYLSQSPDRTNEYEPVLVQEMLALLIQILQERRFCGLSTAESLRREIICKLATGDFTRSKLVKSLPRDLSKSDELQEVLDNVSVYCNPSGMNQGKYSLRPSCWKELDLYHPRWHSRELQSAEERFSRYCGVSALSTQLPRWRMIYPPLNGLSRIGTCKTTFQIISSALYYALQSGTSVKSRAPDGVLITALHLLSLSLDICSQQRESNTQACCVEDSIPLLELAGLELMGINQGTGRESLLSLLVSLMRTRKDDGLRQFPEAGSCNISSWIGELLKKFSAIDSVCMNLLQSLAPEVVGQSGFDKVTSGSTSDEKRKAKARERQAAILAKMKAEQTKFLSSMDDDDPRSETETTSDSVMEQDSEIAVREVCSLCHDPDSKDPVSYLIFLQKSKILSFVDRGPPSWDQGPQSEKNMSVDGVGDVLRSNVSSDSSMIPHDATSEPATDSVFEALTTRLIRNSQREKRSSDGRGKDESNMESMEIAMYQTVRRKIDNITNQSLTHVDQRPHAAESISERNRVTGLSTLQVRVPDTRSRQTSRHSDVGSDGFHPTDCDGVYLSSCGHAVHQSCLERYLKSLRESSGEFLCPACRGLANSVLPACPRDLCSVSRKQESSHAKLGKSNAQMPSLWLSEALCLLRSAADVIEDGDSVRTVSLQGAEPRRKDLESVSNKLWNFYFSKRQGKFPGSHWVSQSIVMWDTLKYSLISMEINTRRAKSSMLPVYCVDSLYEELNTSKGTALSLLLRVVQSTRTKNALHVCQRFMGMKHLAESICFGISSSPSSSIFGSEGSLKNINLLWNRASDPVLSHDPFSSLMWALFCLPSPFITCKESLLSLVHIFYGVSLVQTVIAYCAGRMFDLSKLEFEENLLSDIPTVLRESGGWEYFRSNNMDLSCELKETIRSYSLPFLRRCALLWRLLKTTSGKCHEKEDMFDVPSDSTSDNMHSQSELNHVNELEKMFKIPPIDIIVNDELLRSSTQTWLRHFQKEYKANRVKRPFCITPVVPFQLMKLPNLYQDLLRRYIKKPCSNCKKVMIDPALCLLCGRLCSPIMLPCCSESDCQTHAVTCCAGTGVFLLLRGTTIWLQRFGSQSSWSSLYLDTFGEEDTNLLRGKPLYLNEERYAALTYMVGSHGLDHSSEVLNQTTIETFVI
- the LOC108847268 gene encoding E3 ubiquitin-protein ligase PRT6-like isoform X1, which translates into the protein METNSRAHDFLLKRLASIGVPKKCCSKRGLVEFVRANRSRISELVSALLPTDEDVKAVLKGTKEQPHKSAVSPTMKKRFRESMSWLQWLMFQDEPRVSLKNLAKSNVDQQRGVCGSVWGEHDIAYRCRTCENDSSCAICVSCFENGDHSSHDYSIMYTNGGCCDCGDDTAWKKDGFCSNHKGSEQIQPLSETLAESVGPVLDALFTCWNSRLVSAESVCENDARSNDTLAVHQKMSNELTFVVVEMLLGFYKSSESLLSFVSRRMVASSGLLMILVKAEGFLDKDVMEKLHDLLLKLIGDPVFKSEFAKALVSYYPLGISEAVKNGHDHAFMQYPPLMSLFSVQFFTVPTLTAFLVKEMNLLAMLLGCLNDIFLSCCGEDGVLQVTKWEELYETGERVIRDLKYVTCHPVVSKYATNEDRELSRSWLVLLTFAQGMDPLKRETGIHIEEENESAHMFFELSHSIAAIHFLLVNGTYSPASDEQIENERTTKARLDNCDGDGERHAKVGRLSHEDSVCTAMIKSRSFDSSMASEVHEIDALHALIPSSAIWLIRECLNVLETCLGNDEGISKFMCKFVSPSGNSSDPTKNASGVHMFGLCDWPDIHYDVSLQAISIHLPLHRLLSLLIEKALRLCYGESALHHGVSVSLEIPQADFFSYVFGDFHPCGFSALVMEHVLRVRVFCAQVIAGMWKKNGDPPLVSCEWYRSVRWSEQGLELDLFLLQCCGALAPADSYVNKLLSRFGLSSYLSQSPDRTNEYEPVLVQEMLALLIQILQERRFCGLSTAESLRREIICKLATGDFTRSKLVKSLPRDLSKSDELQEVLDNVSVYCNPSGMNQGKYSLRPSCWKELDLYHPRWHSRELQSAEERFSRYCGVSALSTQLPRWRMIYPPLNGLSRIGTCKTTFQIISSALYYALQSGTSVKSRAPDGVLITALHLLSLSLDICSQQRESNTQACCVEDSIPLLELAGLELMGINQGTGRESLLSLLVSLMRTRKDDGLRQFPEAGSCNISSWIGELLKKFSAIDSVCMNLLQSLAPEVVGQSGFDKVTSGSTSDEKRKAKARERQAAILAKMKAEQTKFLSSMDDDDPRSETETTSDSVMEQDSEIAVREVCSLCHDPDSKDPVSYLIFLQKSKILSFVDRGPPSWDQGPQSEKNMSVDGVGDVLRSNVSSDSSMIPHDATSEPATDSVFEALTTRLIRNSQREKRSSDGRGKDESNMESMEIAMYQTVRRKIDNITNQSLTHVDQRPHAAESISERNRVTGLSTLQVRVPDTRSRQTSRHSDVGSDGFHPTDCDGVYLSSCGHAVHQSCLERYLKSLRESSGEFLCPACRGLANSVLPACPRDLCSVSRKQESSHAKLGKSNAQMPSLWLSEALCLLRSAADVIEDGDSVRTVSLQGAEPRRKDLESVSNKLWNFYFSKRQGKFPGSHWVSQSIVMWDTLKYSLISMEINTRRAKSSMLPVYCVDSLYEELNTSKGTALSLLLRVVQSTRTKNALHVCQRFMGMKHLAESICFGISSSPSSSIFGSEAGSLKNINLLWNRASDPVLSHDPFSSLMWALFCLPSPFITCKESLLSLVHIFYGVSLVQTVIAYCAGRMFDLSKLEFEENLLSDIPTVLRESGGWEYFRSNNMDLSCELKETIRSYSLPFLRRCALLWRLLKTTSGKCHEKEDMFDVPSDSTSDNMHSQSELNHVNELEKMFKIPPIDIIVNDELLRSSTQTWLRHFQKEYKANRVKRPFCITPVVPFQLMKLPNLYQDLLRRYIKKPCSNCKKVMIDPALCLLCGRLCSPIMLPCCSESDCQTHAVTCCAGTGVFLLLRGTTIWLQRFGSQSSWSSLYLDTFGEEDTNLLRGKPLYLNEERYAALTYMVGSHGLDHSSEVLNQTTIETFVI
- the LOC108847268 gene encoding E3 ubiquitin-protein ligase PRT6-like isoform X4; the encoded protein is MNLLAMLLGCLNDIFLSCCGEDGVLQVTKWEELYETGERVIRDLKYVTCHPVVSKYATNEDRELSRSWLVLLTFAQGMDPLKRETGIHIEEENESAHMFFELSHSIAAIHFLLVNGTYSPASDEQIENERTTKARLDNCDGDGERHAKVGRLSHEDSVCTAMIKSRSFDSSMASEVHEIDALHALIPSSAIWLIRECLNVLETCLGNDEGISKFMCKFVSPSGNSSDPTKNASGVHMFGLCDWPDIHYDVSLQAISIHLPLHRLLSLLIEKALRLCYGESALHHGVSVSLEIPQADFFSYVFGDFHPCGFSALVMEHVLRVRVFCAQVIAGMWKKNGDPPLVSCEWYRSVRWSEQGLELDLFLLQCCGALAPADSYVNKLLSRFGLSSYLSQSPDRTNEYEPVLVQEMLALLIQILQERRFCGLSTAESLRREIICKLATGDFTRSKLVKSLPRDLSKSDELQEVLDNVSVYCNPSGMNQGKYSLRPSCWKELDLYHPRWHSRELQSAEERFSRYCGVSALSTQLPRWRMIYPPLNGLSRIGTCKTTFQIISSALYYALQSGTSVKSRAPDGVLITALHLLSLSLDICSQQRESNTQACCVEDSIPLLELAGLELMGINQGTGRESLLSLLVSLMRTRKDDGLRQFPEAGSCNISSWIGELLKKFSAIDSVCMNLLQSLAPEVVGQSGFDKVTSGSTSDEKRKAKARERQAAILAKMKAEQTKFLSSMDDDDPRSETETTSDSVMEQDSEIAVREVCSLCHDPDSKDPVSYLIFLQKSKILSFVDRGPPSWDQGPQSEKNMSVDGVGDVLRSNVSSDSSMIPHDATSEPATDSVFEALTTRLIRNSQREKRSSDGRGKDESNMESMEIAMYQTVRRKIDNITNQSLTHVDQRPHAAESISERNRVTGLSTLQVRVPDTRSRQTSRHSDVGSDGFHPTDCDGVYLSSCGHAVHQSCLERYLKSLRESSGEFLCPACRGLANSVLPACPRDLCSVSRKQESSHAKLGKSNAQMPSLWLSEALCLLRSAADVIEDGDSVRTVSLQGAEPRRKDLESVSNKLWNFYFSKRQGKFPGSHWVSQSIVMWDTLKYSLISMEINTRRAKSSMLPVYCVDSLYEELNTSKGTALSLLLRVVQSTRTKNALHVCQRFMGMKHLAESICFGISSSPSSSIFGSEAGSLKNINLLWNRASDPVLSHDPFSSLMWALFCLPSPFITCKESLLSLVHIFYGVSLVQTVIAYCAGRMFDLSKLEFEENLLSDIPTVLRESGGWEYFRSNNMDLSCELKETIRSYSLPFLRRCALLWRLLKTTSGKCHEKEDMFDVPSDSTSDNMHSQSELNHVNELEKMFKIPPIDIIVNDELLRSSTQTWLRHFQKEYKANRVKRPFCITPVVPFQLMKLPNLYQDLLRRYIKKPCSNCKKVMIDPALCLLCGRLCSPIMLPCCSESDCQTHAVTCCAGTGVFLLLRGTTIWLQRFGSQSSWSSLYLDTFGEEDTNLLRGKPLYLNEERYAALTYMVGSHGLDHSSEVLNQTTIETFVI